In the genome of Kwoniella dendrophila CBS 6074 chromosome 5, complete sequence, the window taaaaggtttaggtttagcagATGATGGTACAGCAATGGATTTTAGTCAAGGTTTTATTGGTCAAAATTTAGCTAGagaagctttaggtttacatttatctttattaaaATTAGGTAAACATTCTGGTAGACCTTTATTATTGGTTGGTCCTCCTGGAACaggtaaagtgagttttgttAGGTTACACATTTAAATAGTAAAGTTCCCCGTTAGCGTATGTATAAGCTAGGATCAGATAAAGTGGAAGAGGCATAATATAACTTAGTAGTTATATCAGTAACAAATTCGCTGTGTCACATTTACTCGTTGAGAACGTTCTTTCCTTGGCAATAAAACAATGCTAATATTTGATTGctatctttctttcttctatagACAGCATTAGCATTAGCATTGAGTCAGGAGTTAGGATCCAAAGTACCTTTCTGTGCTATGGTAGGATCAGAAGTATATTCAGGAGAAGTAAAGAAAACCGAAGTTTTAGGTAGTTGTTTCCGACGCGCTATAGGTGAGTGACCGTTAAAAATGAAGAACGGTTGAAATGATcaactacttcttcttcgctTTGACTGTATGCAAATATGAGAAAGAGTTATTAACCTAACGAGCATTTACCTCTATCTTCCAACCTTATAGGCCTTCGAATCAAAGAAACGAAAGAAGTATATGAAGGAGAAGTAACTGAATTAACAccatctgaagctgaaaatcctCTAAGTGGATATGGTAAAACGATATCACATGTTATAGTTGGATTAAAAACTGTTAAAGGTACAAAACAATTAAGATTAGATCCATCTGTATATGAAGCaatacaaaaagaaagagttgTCGTTGGTGATGTAATTTATATTGAAGCTAATACAGGTGCAGTTAAAAGAGTTGGTAGATCAGATGCATATGCATCAGAATATGatttagaagctgaagaatatGTTCCATTACCAAAAGGTGATGTAcataaaagaaaagaattagtTCAAGATGTTActttaaatgatttagatatgGCAAATGCTAAACCACAAGGTGGTCAAGATATTATGTCTGTAATGGGTCAATTAgttaaaggtggtagaaCTGAAGTAACAGATaaattaagaaaagaaatcaataaagTTGTAGATAAATATattgaacaaggtgttgCTGAATTAGTACCAGGTGttttatttattgatgaggtgagtgatTAATCTTAAACCGCTCTTAAATTTACTGTGTACTTTTCGTTGAATTGGTTTATCGATCTATTTTAACACACCCtcaattttcattatttttatttttcagGTTCACATGTTAGATATGGAATGTTTTACATATTTAAATCGAGCATTAGAATCACCAATGTCACCTTATGTTGTATTAGCTTCAAATAGAGGTATATGTACAATTAGAGGAACAGAATAtgatggtattttaggtagttcttcagaaggtataaaatctCCACATGGTATaccaattgatttattagatagatGTATGATTGTTAAAACTGAAttatataatcaaaaagaaattttaaaaATTTTAGAATTAAGatgtaaaattgaaaatattcaaatttcaaaagatgctttagaaaatttatcaattcaagGTGAAAAAAATTCAAGTTTAAGATTTGTTTTACAATTATTAACTCCATCAAACATCCTTAATAAATCCAAGAATGGTGATACTCCTAATAACGGTGttaatttagatgatattttagaattaaatgatttGTTTTTAGATGCTAAAAGATCTACAGCTGttttaaaagatttagatgatttagaaaataaatattaaaaaaataataatagaATTTGATATCTAAGCGGGTTAATGAATGGTATAGAAAGTCATATTGCGCAGAGAGAACTCGTTAGCTAAAACTCAGCAAATCAAACTGATAGTCAGAAGTATTTTATGTATACTGTCGAGATTAACATGAAGAACCATCAGTTATCTTCAAAGTCTAATGATTAAAGCAAGAAAACCGCATTAAACTATATATGATagaatgatatatatacatgcatgGTAAATAATGTATAACAATATGCTACAATTTCATCGCAGTTGTTTATTCCAGTCTGTATCAGTGTCTATCCCAGGTGTATTTCCTCCTACACTCAATCTTCCGATTGACAGATATACACCACAGTAAGTTGACCATACAAAGTGGAATATTCAAAGTGATCCACTCCTAATTCTAATGATCGTTCAAGTCGTGTATGTTTTGTATTtctatatctatattcaaTATTGCACAATTCTAAGTTTAAATTTTTATATATTAGTACTGTATATAGTTGATAGGTATGGTGTATTTTACGTATCGATaatttctttagctttttttcTACCTTTAATTTCAGATTcactttctttttcttgacCTTTTCTGGCTAATGAACCtctatcattatcatcatcttttttggAAGAATCAATTACTTGACCTTTTCTTTGTGcagatttttcttttgatttatttgattctgattgttCAGCTAATTCCGATGCTTCTTGAATTGTTGCATCAATATctaacttttcttctttccccgAATCTGttgaattttcatctttggATTTTAATGATCCAACATTTTTATTTTGTCCAATTTCATATTGATCCtcttttttagatttattcgaaattgatttatgtgaattagaagatgatgagttCTGGTCagctaaattttctaattcacctttccaTTCTATATCGTAATCTGATGCTATTCTAGTTATTTCACGTCGAAGTGTTTTGGCTTCGGATACTGTACATGACCAAAAAAACATATGGGAATCAACGTCAGCGTCAATGTCAttccttttttaccatcCCTGAACAATCAAGGTCATATGTTACTATACTCACCCATTTCAGTCCatttttcaatatctaatCCAGCTTGATCATATAATTTTCTTTGTCTAGCTGtgattgataaatctaataaagatgaatatgaaactTCTCGATTATGATAGCTAAAGATATAAGAAAAGCCCAAAGGATTAGTAACGATCATTAAAAACTTTTACAATTTTTTCACTGACATCAAGAAAGCCGCtgaacctaataaagctgCAAATCCAGTTGCCCAAGTTACAGGTTCCATCAAGTCCCATCCCGCATCAGTGAAGAAGGCTATAAAAGGTTTACGGTAAGTCAGTTTGACAGGCACAATGACGAGGTAGAAAGTATAGTACGATGACTATCTTGAAATGGTAATTGTATGATTTCATTTCACTCACTCCATCTGATCACAGCTGCCCAGTAAACTACACCACCGCCCAAAGCTGCTACTGCTAATTTCTGCGCACCTTTATGAGCTGTATAGTCGATTCTTATAGAAATCATATCATGGTTAGTATTATACCCAATCAATCGTTCTCATGAGAAGGTAGGTTCAAGTTGATTACTCACTGCTTCTTCTGTTTAGTCAttctatctaattcttttgtcAAACTTAATAACCTTCTTCTAATATAATGTGTTCTACTTGAAAAACTAGGTATGATAACTTCTAAAGttatatcatttgaattttctgTACTACTATTATTCCCATTAAAAGACTCATCACCATTTATGGTTAGATTGGGTGAAATAACAATTTTAAATTGTTCATTTAAACAAGATTGTTTAATaaaatctgataaatcagtTGATTGTGACCATGAAACTTCTTGAAATCTACCTTTtgaattttctctttcatttaAATGTGgtccaccttcatctctctcattttgattctgttgagcttcttcttgatcttgttgttcttcagcGGCATTTCTTAAATGTTGATCAATATCTTTCGCTTCACCTGTAACTGATAAAAAAGTAATTTCTGATTCACTAAGatgtttaggtaatgatcCAATaattaatcttgataaatgtgataaaGGTTGTGAAGGATGTAATAAAAATGCTGTTTGTCTAAATCCAAATCCCAAATCATTCGTTTTCATGGAATTCATTGATGTAGTAGGTAAAGGAATTACTAATTTGAATAAATgtgatgatgtaggtgataatttaccttgaaattcttttaactcttgatcatcattattaccattattagcattattaggtgattttgttgaaggtgaatttagTTCagatgaagttaaagaagataaatcttGTCCTGCTTCAGGTATTTGTTTAGGATtaaaatctgattttggtgatgcagatgaaatgaaatgtGCATGTGATAAATCTGTTGCTCCTTCTATCGGTTCACGTTCTAGATGcgattgtgatgatgaagatgaagaagctgaattcGATTTCTGTTTGGCATTTGATGTTTTATCGTCATTAAATGTTGACTGAGAAAAGGTAATGTTGGATGAAGTCGAAGAATGGAAATATCGAAGAGGTGATAAATGTGTTATCGAAGAACCTTTTATTTTCCAAATTGAGATACTTGGCCGTGGCTGTAGTAGTAGAGCAGCCCGACAACTAGTAGTCAAATTACATTGCGGTATATGACCTTGAATCACTGATTTCGATAATATGGATCCTCTTGATATATTACATATTCGAGATCGCATGATTGCAGATAACCGAGATATAGGTGTAGAGTTGTTCGTTCTCTTCCTATATGTATTTATGCCTGTCAAGCGATCTTTTCGTATGTACCGTCCTCTATATTCTATCTGGTATCTATATCCTATCTTCCGGTAATGACATCTATCGTAACCAAAGGTGAAGGATGtttcaacaaaattagaAACATGGCAAAATCGTGATTTACATGacagaaaatatcaatcaataaatcaacatGTTAATATTATCTAAAACGACGTCATAATGTCAGAACATAACgttatcttcattttccgGAATTCCAG includes:
- a CDS encoding RuvB-like helicase 1, which encodes MSSAVASSSTSTAPQPNSGGIITQPPPPSTLRESRIATHSHIKGLGLADDGTAMDFSQGFIGQNLAREALGLHLSLLKLGKHSGRPLLLVGPPGTGKTALALALSQELGSKVPFCAMVGSEVYSGEVKKTEVLGSCFRRAIGLRIKETKEVYEGEVTELTPSEAENPLSGYGKTISHVIVGLKTVKGTKQLRLDPSVYEAIQKERVVVGDVIYIEANTGAVKRVGRSDAYASEYDLEAEEYVPLPKGDVHKRKELVQDVTLNDLDMANAKPQGGQDIMSVMGQLVKGGRTEVTDKLRKEINKVVDKYIEQGVAELVPGVLFIDEVHMLDMECFTYLNRALESPMSPYVVLASNRGICTIRGTEYDGILGSSSEGIKSPHGIPIDLLDRCMIVKTELYNQKEILKILELRCKIENIQISKDALENLSIQGEKNSSLRFVLQLLTPSNILNKSKNGDTPNNGVNLDDILELNDLFLDAKRSTAVLKDLDDLENKY